One genomic segment of Desulfocapsa sulfexigens DSM 10523 includes these proteins:
- the nrfD gene encoding NrfD/PsrC family molybdoenzyme membrane anchor subunit, with product MMTIEQNFDSKPSLLGTSELLFTGLTLLSIIGLSFGLHSLLVGHHHTFGTTREVPWGILITPYVFFACLSTGLCIISSLGQVFRIEIFQPIIPRTVFLSLATMATGLMCITLELENPWRVGLNALSSPHPASNIWWKTTIYSLFLIFMLFNFLALLVKNEKMARFFAIIAFITVTMGNLNMKSDMALLGERGFWNENYMPLYFLSLSTLCGCAAVILFTWAAKLLKGKPMNRAEELAIQSTGRLFMVLLLAIAYFTGIKVMGGFFPEFTKNPEAMYNLVQGNFFLNFWIGEVGLAVVLPLILIGVAGVQNRTTMAIASISCLVGSFVLFYDLVIVGQLIPHYYQYNVVDLPQYYPYSPSLHEIMITTGAIFFFLAAFIFGEIVLKKMKIKS from the coding sequence ATGATGACAATCGAGCAAAATTTTGATTCAAAACCTTCACTACTCGGCACTTCTGAACTCCTTTTTACAGGACTCACGCTACTCAGTATAATAGGCCTTTCTTTTGGCCTCCACTCGTTGCTGGTTGGACATCACCATACCTTTGGAACGACAAGAGAAGTGCCATGGGGCATTCTTATCACTCCTTACGTATTCTTTGCCTGCCTCTCCACTGGACTATGTATCATTTCCTCTCTGGGACAGGTCTTTAGAATAGAAATTTTTCAACCTATTATTCCACGAACCGTCTTCCTGTCTCTCGCCACCATGGCCACAGGTCTTATGTGTATCACTCTGGAACTGGAGAACCCCTGGCGGGTAGGTCTGAATGCACTCTCATCCCCACATCCTGCCTCGAATATATGGTGGAAGACCACCATATACAGCCTCTTCCTGATCTTTATGCTCTTTAACTTTCTCGCCCTACTGGTAAAAAATGAAAAAATGGCGAGATTTTTTGCCATAATCGCCTTTATCACGGTGACCATGGGAAATCTAAACATGAAATCCGACATGGCTCTTCTTGGCGAAAGAGGCTTCTGGAATGAGAACTACATGCCTCTCTATTTCCTCTCCCTCTCAACGCTTTGTGGTTGCGCAGCGGTGATCCTGTTCACCTGGGCCGCCAAACTTCTGAAAGGAAAGCCCATGAACCGGGCCGAAGAACTCGCCATTCAAAGTACGGGAAGACTGTTTATGGTCCTTCTCCTGGCAATTGCCTATTTCACCGGCATTAAGGTTATGGGTGGTTTTTTTCCTGAATTCACAAAAAATCCTGAGGCTATGTATAACTTGGTTCAGGGCAATTTCTTTTTGAATTTCTGGATAGGCGAGGTGGGACTGGCTGTTGTACTGCCATTGATTCTTATTGGTGTTGCCGGAGTACAAAACAGAACCACGATGGCCATTGCCAGCATATCCTGTCTTGTTGGTTCATTTGTTCTCTTTTATGATCTGGTAATAGTTGGCCAACTGATCCCCCATTACTATCAGTATAATGTGGTTGATCTCCCCCAATACTACCCATACAGCCCCAGTCTCCATGAAATCATGATCACCACTGGAGCAATATTCTTTTTTCTGGCGGCATTTATATTTGGTGAGATAGTACTGAAGAAGATGAAGATAAAAAGCTGA
- the ftsH gene encoding ATP-dependent zinc metalloprotease FtsH: protein MALLVRNMLICFLFAGLAMFMALLWFIEHRHPSQDYSEVIEHLNNDQIVKLEFTGNKVAFTNREDHTFVTTVPDVSKFLERIQGKNIRVIVKADRFTIIYVTILSVFVVLLIMATWWSSNRTKKEEESKFASEKLISLNGKDLNLTFKDIAGIPEAKEELEEIVSFLKYPENFKKIGATIPKGILLQGPPGTGKTMLAKAVAGEAKVPFYSFSGSDFVEMFVGVGASRVRDLFKEAKKNTPCIVFIDEIDAVGASRTGGASAGGQEERGQTLNALLVEMDGFNTEDTIVVLAATNRPDILDSALKRPGRFDRQINILAPDVKGRLKILEVYGNKVALHPEVNLEDTAKATSGFTGAELANLVNEAALMAARKGNDQIINEDFERARDRILMGIERKGLVMSEEDRKILAFHEAGHGILASKLPKSDPLHKITIVPRGMALGQTQQLPISDHPAYSKEYLRTKIIVLMGGRAAEELIFKEQTTGAQGDLLTATQIATDMICKWGMSNTLGPQAYAVESGGFLGGAGSRLIMGVETTKRIDKEVNELLTGCYEEAVRILKQEQCLLKNLAEILLQVETLDGEEFEIIVECSLKKEAAAVANPEQSCSTCTVKENCSQPQNLRETNAIAA, encoded by the coding sequence ATGGCTCTTCTTGTCCGCAACATGCTTATCTGCTTTCTCTTTGCCGGCCTGGCCATGTTTATGGCACTACTCTGGTTTATTGAACACAGACATCCCAGCCAGGATTACAGCGAAGTCATAGAGCATTTAAATAACGATCAGATCGTAAAACTCGAGTTTACCGGTAATAAAGTTGCATTCACCAATCGAGAGGATCACACTTTTGTGACAACGGTGCCGGATGTCAGTAAATTTCTGGAAAGAATCCAAGGTAAAAACATTCGCGTTATTGTAAAAGCAGACAGGTTTACCATTATTTACGTAACAATTCTTTCTGTTTTTGTGGTTCTCCTGATCATGGCGACATGGTGGTCATCAAACCGTACTAAAAAAGAAGAAGAAAGCAAATTTGCCAGTGAAAAGCTGATCAGCCTCAACGGCAAGGATCTAAATCTAACCTTCAAGGACATAGCCGGGATTCCAGAGGCAAAAGAAGAACTCGAAGAGATCGTTTCCTTTCTCAAATATCCGGAAAATTTCAAAAAGATTGGTGCAACCATTCCCAAGGGAATCCTGCTTCAGGGGCCCCCAGGCACGGGTAAGACCATGCTTGCAAAAGCAGTTGCAGGTGAGGCAAAGGTGCCGTTCTACAGTTTCAGCGGTTCCGATTTTGTTGAGATGTTTGTCGGCGTCGGCGCCTCACGAGTGAGGGATCTCTTCAAAGAAGCAAAGAAGAACACTCCGTGTATTGTTTTCATCGATGAGATTGACGCTGTTGGAGCGAGTAGAACAGGTGGTGCCTCGGCAGGAGGCCAGGAAGAACGGGGCCAGACACTGAATGCCCTGCTCGTTGAGATGGATGGATTCAACACAGAAGATACCATTGTCGTACTTGCTGCCACAAACAGACCCGACATCCTGGATTCTGCACTGAAACGTCCCGGTCGTTTTGATCGTCAAATCAATATTCTGGCTCCAGATGTGAAGGGAAGACTGAAGATTCTCGAGGTGTATGGAAACAAGGTTGCCCTGCACCCGGAAGTCAATCTAGAAGATACCGCCAAGGCAACCTCCGGCTTCACCGGTGCTGAACTCGCTAACCTGGTAAATGAAGCTGCACTTATGGCCGCCAGAAAAGGCAATGATCAGATAATTAATGAAGACTTTGAAAGGGCTCGTGATCGTATCCTTATGGGAATTGAACGTAAGGGACTGGTGATGAGTGAAGAAGACCGGAAGATATTGGCCTTTCATGAAGCAGGGCATGGAATTCTTGCAAGCAAGCTTCCAAAATCCGACCCACTCCACAAAATCACCATCGTCCCACGAGGCATGGCCCTGGGCCAGACACAACAACTGCCAATCAGTGACCACCCTGCCTATTCAAAGGAGTACCTTCGTACTAAGATCATAGTACTTATGGGCGGACGTGCAGCCGAAGAACTTATATTCAAAGAGCAGACCACAGGCGCTCAGGGAGATCTTCTGACAGCCACTCAAATTGCCACCGATATGATATGCAAATGGGGCATGAGCAATACCCTGGGACCACAGGCCTATGCCGTGGAAAGCGGTGGGTTCCTTGGCGGCGCAGGAAGTCGTCTTATAATGGGTGTGGAAACAACAAAACGAATTGACAAAGAAGTCAACGAACTCCTGACAGGCTGCTATGAAGAGGCCGTCCGAATATTGAAACAGGAACAGTGTCTTCTAAAAAATCTTGCTGAGATTCTCCTTCAGGTAGAGACGCTGGACGGAGAGGAATTTGAGATCATAGTCGAATGCAGCTTGAAAAAGGAGGCTGCAGCCGTAGCAAATCCAGAACAAAGCTGTAGCACCTGCACAGTTAAGGAAAACTGCAGTCAGCCCCAAAATCTCCGGGAAACAAATGCGATCGCTGCGTAG
- the selB gene encoding selenocysteine-specific translation elongation factor, translating to MREIVLGTAGHVDHGKTSFVRALTGIETDRLKEEKKRGITIELGFAYLDLPCGHRLGIVDVPGHEKFVKNMVSGVSGMDLVAFIIAADEGIMPQTEEHFEICRLLGVKQGIIVITKKDMVDEEWLEMVTEEVREYCKDSFLEDAPLVHVSSTTGEGIDEIRGLLNTFVAGQQFKEVHGPFRLPVDRIFAMKGFGAVITGTSMSGRVAIGEELCFYPTDMVSKVRGIQVHSAEVETVEAGHRTAINLQGVDTAAVARGMVAATPGSLLPGYMLDCEFLYLASNTKPLKHRTRVRIHLGTAEVMGRISLLDRDLLQPGDTASIQILLEEAVAVWPGDRYVVRSYSPVGTIGGGEVLGNMPPRKRKRVTERDREANIRSFTVLRGEDVEEKILLFLRESGTSGLTFDELAVRLGIFGKQLKKIITTPLSSRKIVVVDSSSQRYLAKSVSDGVEEVVLTNLGRYHSSNPLQIGLSKEELRSGLGSNVDQKVFHFCLLELQKKELVALEDSVVRLASHQVALQADEKKLQEDLEHWYREKGLIAPTMRESMEQFNDYPESLVKEVFGILLREGKLVKVSESLYYDAAAIDALREKMTAFIENEGEIDAPRFKNLTGLTRKFSIPLLEYFDRMKLTIRVGDKRVLRKTR from the coding sequence ATGCGTGAAATAGTCCTAGGTACAGCAGGTCATGTTGATCATGGCAAAACCAGTTTTGTTCGTGCGCTTACCGGTATTGAGACCGATCGTCTCAAGGAGGAAAAAAAGCGTGGGATTACTATTGAACTGGGGTTTGCCTACCTTGACCTTCCCTGTGGCCATCGCCTGGGAATTGTGGATGTACCTGGCCATGAAAAATTCGTAAAAAACATGGTGTCCGGAGTCTCTGGCATGGATCTTGTTGCTTTTATCATTGCAGCAGATGAAGGGATTATGCCGCAGACAGAGGAACATTTTGAAATCTGTCGTCTGTTAGGAGTGAAACAGGGGATCATCGTCATTACCAAAAAAGACATGGTGGATGAAGAGTGGCTGGAGATGGTCACCGAGGAGGTACGGGAATACTGTAAAGACAGTTTTCTTGAGGATGCGCCTCTCGTCCACGTCTCTTCCACCACCGGCGAGGGGATAGACGAGATACGTGGGCTTCTCAATACATTCGTTGCAGGACAGCAATTTAAAGAGGTGCATGGACCTTTTCGTCTTCCCGTTGATCGTATATTTGCCATGAAAGGTTTCGGGGCTGTGATTACCGGAACCTCCATGTCTGGACGCGTTGCCATTGGAGAGGAACTCTGTTTTTATCCCACTGATATGGTTTCTAAAGTACGTGGTATCCAGGTACATTCCGCGGAGGTTGAAACCGTGGAAGCCGGGCATCGTACTGCCATAAATCTCCAGGGTGTGGATACTGCTGCAGTGGCTCGCGGAATGGTTGCCGCTACCCCCGGCAGTCTCTTGCCAGGCTATATGCTGGACTGTGAATTCCTTTATCTTGCGTCAAATACAAAACCTTTAAAACACCGGACTCGGGTTCGGATCCATCTGGGAACAGCTGAGGTCATGGGCAGAATTTCACTCCTTGACCGTGATTTATTGCAGCCTGGAGATACGGCCAGTATACAGATCCTACTCGAAGAGGCTGTTGCGGTGTGGCCCGGGGATCGCTATGTGGTTCGCTCCTATTCGCCCGTCGGCACCATAGGTGGCGGCGAGGTTCTTGGCAATATGCCTCCGCGGAAACGCAAGCGTGTCACCGAGCGTGATCGAGAGGCGAACATCCGGAGTTTTACTGTATTGCGTGGTGAGGACGTAGAAGAGAAAATTCTGCTGTTTCTACGAGAAAGTGGAACCTCGGGACTCACGTTTGATGAACTCGCAGTCCGTCTTGGGATCTTTGGAAAACAGCTGAAAAAAATAATTACCACTCCCTTATCATCGAGAAAAATTGTGGTGGTGGATTCCTCCAGCCAGCGCTATCTTGCCAAAAGTGTCAGTGACGGTGTGGAAGAAGTTGTGTTAACAAACCTTGGACGCTATCATAGTTCAAATCCACTGCAGATAGGTCTGTCAAAGGAGGAACTGCGTTCAGGGCTTGGATCCAATGTTGATCAGAAGGTCTTTCACTTCTGTCTCCTGGAGCTGCAGAAGAAGGAACTGGTTGCTCTGGAAGATTCAGTGGTACGACTTGCCTCGCATCAGGTTGCTCTACAGGCTGATGAGAAGAAATTACAGGAGGATCTTGAGCACTGGTATCGGGAAAAAGGCTTAATCGCTCCAACCATGCGGGAGAGCATGGAACAGTTCAATGATTATCCGGAATCGCTGGTGAAAGAGGTCTTTGGGATTTTGCTGAGAGAAGGTAAACTGGTGAAAGTCAGCGAAAGCCTTTATTATGACGCTGCTGCCATTGATGCATTACGCGAGAAAATGACAGCTTTTATCGAAAATGAAGGGGAGATCGATGCCCCGCGCTTTAAAAATCTCACGGGGCTGACACGGAAGTTCTCCATTCCTCTTCTTGAATACTTTGATCGTATGAAGCTTACTATTCGAGTGGGCGATAAGCGCGTTCTGAGAAAAACACGATAA
- a CDS encoding DnaJ domain-containing protein, with amino-acid sequence MQYQRREQPGCGGCLLVLLLFILLTSGFSGLFNFLGFLLYSGIVAVLIFIGIFWGFSYWIKSKVSTYESSQTESHNRFVWLLVQILISIAKIDGTVTKEEISTIQRFFQQNLRYDQTRMYWVKDLIREAVDSTQSMESLLLEFRNTFAYEPRLILLELIYQVLYTKTQVPEAELKVARDIADYLQIKEYDKRTIEAKYKYGRQQQSSSGRGGSTDHYYAVLGLSPGADKDAIKKAYRKLSMKYHPDKVNHLGQEFRAVAEEKMKEINAAYDFLKKE; translated from the coding sequence ATGCAATACCAACGACGTGAACAACCAGGGTGCGGAGGGTGCCTTCTTGTCCTGCTTCTTTTCATACTTCTTACCAGTGGCTTCTCGGGGCTATTTAACTTTCTTGGTTTTCTCCTCTACTCCGGCATTGTAGCTGTTCTGATATTTATTGGTATTTTCTGGGGATTCAGTTACTGGATTAAAAGCAAGGTTTCCACATACGAATCGTCTCAGACGGAGAGCCATAATCGATTTGTATGGCTCCTGGTTCAAATTCTCATCAGCATTGCCAAGATTGATGGTACTGTAACCAAAGAAGAAATCTCCACCATTCAGCGTTTTTTCCAGCAGAATCTCCGGTATGATCAAACCAGGATGTACTGGGTCAAAGATCTTATTAGAGAGGCCGTTGACTCAACACAATCCATGGAATCCCTGCTTCTGGAATTCCGCAATACCTTTGCCTACGAACCGCGCCTCATTCTTCTTGAACTCATTTATCAGGTGCTCTATACCAAGACACAGGTACCCGAGGCAGAATTGAAGGTAGCCCGGGATATTGCTGATTATCTGCAAATCAAGGAATATGACAAAAGAACCATCGAGGCAAAATACAAGTATGGCAGACAGCAGCAGAGCAGTTCAGGAAGGGGGGGCTCCACGGATCATTATTATGCGGTACTGGGACTCAGTCCCGGTGCAGACAAGGATGCCATCAAAAAGGCGTACAGGAAACTCAGCATGAAATATCATCCGGATAAGGTGAACCACCTGGGCCAGGAATTCCGTGCTGTAGCCGAAGAAAAAATGAAAGAAATCAATGCTGCATATGATTTCCTGAAGAAAGAATAA
- a CDS encoding MBL fold metallo-hydrolase, which translates to MFLKQITVGSMGVCCYIVGCSKTSLCAVIDPGGDEDTILEEVKKAGLTIDSIIATHGHPDHVCGNRILKEASGADIIMHEADSAFFSKPEVQNYFSMLGLEPSPPADRTVKDGDVITVGEEELLVIHTPGHTPGGICLYCAPDLITGDSLFVGGIGRTDFPGGSHDELIRAIKGRLLSLPPETVVWPGHGYGGSRSTIEEEARSNPYLS; encoded by the coding sequence ATGTTCTTAAAACAAATTACCGTTGGTTCGATGGGAGTGTGCTGCTATATTGTCGGCTGCTCCAAAACTTCCCTGTGTGCTGTGATTGATCCCGGCGGCGATGAGGATACTATCCTCGAAGAAGTAAAGAAGGCCGGACTTACCATCGATAGTATTATTGCCACCCATGGTCATCCTGATCATGTGTGCGGCAATCGAATACTTAAAGAGGCAAGTGGCGCCGATATTATCATGCACGAAGCTGATTCTGCGTTTTTCAGTAAACCTGAAGTGCAGAATTATTTTTCCATGCTTGGCCTTGAACCGTCTCCTCCTGCGGATCGTACCGTGAAGGATGGTGACGTGATCACTGTTGGTGAGGAAGAACTTCTTGTTATCCATACTCCTGGACACACCCCTGGCGGGATCTGTCTCTACTGTGCTCCGGATCTGATCACTGGAGATTCTCTGTTTGTTGGCGGTATCGGAAGAACTGATTTTCCCGGTGGCTCTCATGATGAGCTGATCAGGGCCATCAAGGGAAGACTGCTTAGCCTACCACCGGAAACAGTTGTCTGGCCGGGACATGGTTATGGTGGGTCTCGTTCAACCATCGAAGAAGAGGCCCGATCTAATCCTTATTTGAGCTGA
- a CDS encoding 4Fe-4S dicluster domain-containing protein, protein MKITNLKNLKNEGTENLPSKERRCFLQLGLSITGVFLGGTILSLTSAHNATGALSGGKILTTKSPYSPHYTMVIREKHCIGCEKCMEACRSTNKVPDDGFRTTVLERSVPVAPDHRERVFMPILCNHCNNAPCVRVCPTRATYKDTVNGIVQMNTDKCIGCKTCMTACPYNARYFDEAIRAVDKCNFCYNSKLKESNGKTTACASACPANVRVFGDLTDPTSHAYKLIHTSGKVFWVLRPELDTLPNVFYVES, encoded by the coding sequence ATGAAGATTACGAATCTAAAAAATTTAAAAAATGAAGGCACAGAGAATCTTCCCTCAAAAGAGAGGCGCTGTTTTCTGCAACTTGGACTCTCCATCACGGGTGTATTTTTAGGAGGAACAATTCTCTCTTTGACTTCGGCCCATAATGCAACGGGAGCCCTTAGCGGCGGGAAAATACTGACAACCAAGTCTCCCTACAGCCCGCACTACACAATGGTTATCAGAGAAAAGCATTGTATCGGCTGCGAAAAATGCATGGAAGCGTGTCGCAGCACCAACAAAGTCCCTGATGATGGCTTCCGCACAACAGTACTTGAACGCAGTGTCCCGGTAGCACCCGATCATAGGGAGCGCGTCTTTATGCCAATCCTTTGCAATCACTGCAACAATGCCCCCTGTGTACGAGTCTGTCCAACCAGAGCCACCTACAAAGATACGGTAAACGGCATTGTCCAGATGAATACCGACAAGTGTATTGGCTGCAAGACCTGTATGACGGCATGTCCCTACAATGCCAGGTATTTTGATGAAGCCATCAGAGCGGTTGATAAGTGTAACTTCTGCTACAACAGCAAACTCAAGGAGAGCAACGGTAAAACAACAGCATGCGCCTCGGCCTGTCCCGCAAATGTCAGAGTTTTCGGAGATCTCACCGATCCGACAAGCCATGCCTACAAACTGATCCATACATCTGGGAAAGTGTTCTGGGTACTGCGTCCTGAATTGGACACCCTGCCAAATGTCTTTTACGTGGAGAGCTGA
- a CDS encoding Mrp/NBP35 family ATP-binding protein gives MSSSCGSSSSCSSSSCGSNTKESQQAKMAQQDNAITRSLGKIKNKILVMSGKGGVGKSTVSVNLALGLAARGHKVGLMDVDLHGPDVIRMLNLKGSLEAPKNPNDLVAPLQYNDNLKVVSLEYMMKNRDEAIIWRGPLKIQAIRQFVADMDWGELDYLIVDAPPGTGDEPLSVAQTIPHVKAIVVTTPQKVALADVRKSLNFCKTVEMDVTGIIENMSGFVCPECNTTVNIFKTGGGEELSREFDLPFLGAVPMDPKVVIAGDDGVPYLSSDAKSPATAAFAKIIDAVELRLPPVAAPVTLNMASTDSGSSDCGCGSGGCNPNTCDC, from the coding sequence ATGTCTAGTTCATGTGGATCAAGTAGTTCCTGTTCAAGCAGTTCTTGCGGTAGCAATACCAAAGAATCCCAACAAGCTAAAATGGCGCAGCAGGACAATGCCATTACCCGATCTCTTGGGAAGATCAAAAATAAAATTCTTGTAATGAGTGGAAAGGGTGGGGTAGGTAAGTCCACCGTCTCGGTCAATCTGGCACTCGGTCTTGCAGCAAGAGGTCATAAAGTTGGGTTGATGGATGTTGATCTTCATGGCCCGGATGTTATTCGGATGCTTAATCTTAAGGGAAGCCTTGAGGCGCCAAAGAATCCCAATGATCTCGTTGCTCCCCTTCAGTACAATGATAACCTTAAGGTGGTTTCCCTTGAATATATGATGAAAAATCGGGACGAGGCTATCATCTGGCGCGGTCCCTTGAAAATTCAGGCTATTCGTCAGTTCGTCGCTGATATGGATTGGGGTGAATTAGATTACCTCATCGTGGATGCTCCTCCAGGAACCGGTGATGAACCCCTTTCCGTTGCTCAAACGATTCCTCACGTGAAGGCTATAGTTGTTACAACCCCCCAGAAGGTTGCCCTGGCCGATGTCCGGAAATCGCTCAATTTTTGTAAGACAGTTGAAATGGATGTGACTGGTATTATAGAAAACATGTCAGGATTTGTCTGTCCTGAATGTAACACTACCGTGAATATCTTTAAGACTGGCGGCGGGGAGGAGCTTTCCCGTGAATTTGATTTGCCTTTCCTTGGTGCTGTTCCCATGGATCCGAAGGTTGTTATCGCTGGAGATGATGGTGTTCCCTATCTTTCATCCGATGCCAAGAGTCCCGCAACTGCGGCTTTTGCCAAGATAATTGATGCTGTTGAGCTGCGTCTGCCTCCAGTTGCCGCCCCCGTAACCCTGAACATGGCTTCTACTGATTCTGGTTCTTCGGATTGTGGTTGTGGCAGTGGGGGATGCAATCCAAATACCTGTGATTGCTGA
- a CDS encoding cytochrome c3 family protein, translating into MSDQQQNNGDGKGDQELGAWERLLGCTWKTPLGFLGVGLTTVSITLIILGLIGHLTGLIANHYFAIFTFLFLPAMMLFGLCLIPLSCYFRRKKWFKDSLINTEHLKIDLADKEHRKGILLFIVLSVVNITVLILVAYEGYHFTDSSYFCGVVCHQVMDPEYTAYQRSPHAKVSCVSCHIGPGANWYVQAKLSGLRQVKAVIDGDFNRPIPAPVEHLRPARDTCESCHWPEKFHGKRVKEFISFTNDNQTDADTQEISLHIGGRNPITSEFEGIHWHVSHDIKVEYQALDEKRTKIGKIKVTRPGGVTEEYSIADEVPEEGVALKWRTMDCIDCHNRPTHVYDGLEEVIDFGLHSRKINPEIAGIREDSMSVLKTEYSSRDEAAEKIVEDLLEHVAKRHGNEFVAEHEKEIVVSGSFLLEAYLNNVWPKMKVTWGTYRQHLGHQYADDGYGCFRCHDDEHETKFGKIIGQDCNMCHDEP; encoded by the coding sequence ATGAGCGATCAGCAACAGAACAACGGAGACGGGAAAGGAGATCAGGAACTGGGTGCCTGGGAACGTTTACTCGGCTGTACCTGGAAAACCCCACTCGGATTTTTGGGAGTGGGACTGACAACCGTATCCATCACCCTGATCATATTAGGTCTCATCGGCCATCTCACTGGATTAATAGCCAATCACTATTTTGCTATTTTTACCTTTCTTTTTTTACCGGCAATGATGCTGTTTGGCCTCTGCCTTATCCCGCTCTCCTGCTATTTTCGACGCAAAAAATGGTTTAAAGACAGCCTCATTAACACGGAACATCTGAAAATAGACCTTGCTGATAAGGAGCACAGAAAGGGTATTTTACTTTTTATTGTTCTCTCAGTAGTCAACATCACTGTTCTGATTCTGGTTGCCTATGAGGGATACCACTTTACCGATTCATCCTACTTCTGTGGCGTTGTCTGCCATCAGGTTATGGATCCAGAATACACGGCCTATCAGAGGTCACCACATGCAAAAGTATCCTGCGTTTCCTGTCATATCGGCCCCGGAGCAAACTGGTATGTCCAAGCCAAGCTTTCAGGACTGCGTCAGGTAAAGGCAGTTATCGATGGGGATTTCAATAGACCAATTCCTGCTCCCGTTGAGCATCTGCGACCTGCACGGGACACCTGTGAATCATGCCACTGGCCAGAAAAGTTCCACGGTAAGAGAGTTAAAGAATTTATCAGTTTCACTAATGACAATCAGACCGATGCAGATACCCAGGAAATATCCCTGCATATCGGTGGGCGCAACCCTATAACTTCCGAATTTGAAGGTATTCACTGGCATGTCAGTCACGACATAAAGGTTGAATATCAGGCTCTTGACGAGAAACGTACCAAAATTGGAAAAATAAAGGTTACCAGACCCGGTGGAGTGACAGAGGAATATTCAATCGCTGATGAAGTGCCCGAAGAGGGAGTGGCACTTAAATGGCGAACCATGGATTGTATCGACTGTCATAATCGTCCCACCCACGTCTATGATGGCCTCGAAGAAGTAATAGACTTTGGTCTCCACTCCAGGAAAATAAACCCTGAAATAGCAGGAATTCGTGAGGACAGTATGAGTGTTCTCAAAACAGAATATTCCAGCAGGGATGAAGCAGCGGAAAAAATCGTTGAAGACCTGCTCGAACATGTTGCAAAACGTCATGGAAACGAATTCGTAGCAGAACATGAAAAGGAGATAGTTGTATCAGGTTCCTTTCTGCTTGAAGCATATCTGAACAATGTGTGGCCAAAAATGAAAGTCACCTGGGGAACATACCGGCAACATCTTGGACATCAATATGCAGATGACGGCTATGGTTGCTTCCGCTGCCATGATGATGAACATGAAACGAAGTTTGGCAAAATCATCGGACAGGACTGTAACATGTGCCACGATGAGCCTTAA
- the ftsY gene encoding signal recognition particle-docking protein FtsY, with product MLGWFKKKFSKNDEAATLKEKEKGIVSDTVLSSPECLPSVTEPKKSDSATEGVKKEEASGLGTMFQRLSTRLSKTKESLVHRMDTLFLGRKEIDADLFDELEEILITADLGINTTMELLDDARRNVKRNALSDPQELKIVLKEKLRSFLMESDQPAELVRPESGPFVIMVVGVNGVGKTTTIGKITKKFKQAGQSVLLVAADTFRAAAVAQLKIWGERNDVTVVHQQEGADPSAVAFDAIDLAVAKEYDVVIVDTAGRLHTQVNLMEELKKIKRVMGKRLEGAPHEILLVLDATTGQNAVSQAKLFNDAVGITGLALTKLDGTAKGGIVACICRELSIPIRFIGIGEQIDDLRDFNPDDFINALFGDETHNH from the coding sequence ATGCTAGGTTGGTTCAAAAAGAAATTTTCAAAAAATGATGAGGCTGCCACACTAAAAGAAAAAGAGAAAGGAATAGTCTCGGATACCGTTCTGTCCTCCCCGGAGTGTCTGCCATCTGTCACAGAACCCAAAAAGTCAGACAGCGCCACAGAAGGAGTTAAAAAGGAGGAAGCATCTGGATTAGGAACGATGTTTCAGCGCCTCTCCACACGCCTCAGCAAGACCAAAGAGTCACTTGTCCACCGGATGGACACTCTCTTTCTCGGCAGAAAGGAGATCGATGCTGACCTCTTTGACGAGCTCGAAGAAATCCTGATCACTGCGGATCTCGGTATCAACACCACCATGGAACTCCTTGATGATGCCAGAAGAAACGTAAAGCGCAACGCACTCTCTGACCCGCAGGAATTGAAAATCGTACTTAAAGAAAAGTTACGCTCTTTTCTCATGGAGTCCGACCAGCCGGCGGAACTTGTCAGGCCAGAATCGGGACCTTTTGTGATCATGGTTGTCGGGGTGAATGGCGTTGGAAAAACCACAACGATTGGTAAAATCACCAAAAAGTTCAAACAGGCCGGTCAGTCTGTTCTACTTGTTGCTGCAGACACCTTTCGCGCCGCCGCCGTAGCCCAATTGAAGATCTGGGGAGAGCGTAACGACGTCACCGTTGTCCACCAGCAGGAAGGAGCTGACCCATCGGCCGTAGCCTTTGACGCCATAGATCTTGCCGTGGCAAAAGAATACGACGTGGTTATTGTGGACACTGCAGGACGCCTCCACACCCAGGTCAACCTTATGGAAGAGTTGAAAAAAATAAAACGGGTCATGGGGAAACGGCTTGAAGGTGCCCCGCATGAAATTCTGCTGGTGCTCGATGCCACAACAGGCCAGAATGCAGTTTCCCAGGCAAAGCTTTTTAATGATGCCGTTGGGATCACCGGCCTTGCACTCACCAAACTTGATGGCACGGCCAAGGGTGGCATTGTTGCCTGTATTTGCCGCGAGCTTTCAATCCCCATCCGTTTTATCGGTATTGGAGAGCAGATCGATGACCTCCGCGACTTTAATCCCGATGACTTTATCAATGCCCTTTTTGGTGACGAAACCCACAACCACTAA